The Ischnura elegans chromosome 1, ioIscEleg1.1, whole genome shotgun sequence genome contains a region encoding:
- the LOC124168736 gene encoding uncharacterized protein LOC124168736, whose protein sequence is MKEARGNKANEGGGPRVGDNWSIYIIGCSRERGAVLLTRLLVKIVEGLQFVSVPLFCWTDSAVSLAWFRGHPSRWKTFVAHRVAEIQTSLPGAQWSYVNTKLNPADAATRGISPDELMDSSLWWIGPPWLAGREEGWSCGKPESSGAEDSEMRMAVNHSATSLHNSGDVFQRFSSYLRLLNVMSPCLRWLHNVRDKSHKRSGFVSPEERAQALTAVIRSTQSTAFRDELAALTSGKFLKRSSPLLPLRPFCDADGLLRVGGRLRNAVLDYDEKHPIIIPKDHHFTVLLVRHAHAVTLHGGLQATAAYLAQRYWIIRSRVVVKREIRTCVTCARFRGETLVQRMGDLPEERVKPQRPFLSTGLDYAGPFLLRANKGRGHKAYKGYICLFIYLFREEVLVISSTATTPQPSEELRKN, encoded by the exons ATGAAAGAGGCTCGCGGAAACAAAGCAAATGAAGGGGGTGGCCCCAGGGTGGGGGACAATTGGTCAATATACATAATTGGCTGCAGTCGAGAGAGGGGAG CTGTACTTTTAACTCGCCTCCTGGTGAAAATAGTGGAGGGCCTTCAGTTCGTGTCTGTGCCATTATTCTGCTGGACAGATTCAGCAGTTTCTTTGGCCTGGTTCCGTGGCCACCCCTCAAGGTGGAAGACCTTCGTGGCTCATCGCGTCGCGGAGATCCAGACGTCGCTTCCGGGGGCCCAGTGGAGCTACGTCAACACTAAGCTCAACCCAGCTGATGCCGCAACCCGTGGGATCAGCCCTGACGAACTGATGGACTCCTCTCTCTGGTGGATTGGACCACCATGGCTTGCCGGCCGGGAAGAGGGGTGGAGCTGTGGGAAACCCGAATCATCAGGTGCTGAGGATTCGGAGATGCGGATGGCCGTAAACCACTCTGCAACTTCCCTTCATAACTCAGGTGATGTATTCCAAAGATTTTCATCATACCTGCGCCTGCTAAACGTCATGTCTCCGTGCCTAAGATGGTTACACAATGTCAGGGATAAAAGCCACAAACGCTCGGGGTTTGTCTCCCCCGAGGAGCGTGCCCAAGCTCTGACTGCGGTAATCAGGAGCACGCAGTCCACAGCATTCCGAGACGAACTTGCAGCCCTGACGTCTGGGAAATTCCTGAAAAGGTCCTCACCCCTGCTACCCCTTCGACCGTTTTGCGATGCGGATGGACTACTTCGCGTGGGTGGTCGGCTAAGAAATGCAGTGCTGGACTATGACGAGAAACATCCCATCATCATTCCAAAGGATCACCATTTCACCGTGCTGCTGGTGCGCCACGCACACGCAGTCACCCTTCATGGCGGTCTGCAAGCTACAGCAGCGTACCTAGCGCAACGGTACTGGATCATCCGCAGCCGCGTGGTGGTGAAGCGAGAAATCAGGACCTGTGTGACCTGCGCCCGGTTTCGTGGAGAGACTCTGGTGCAACGCATGGGTGATCTTCCAGAAGAAAGGGTTAAACCCCAAAGACCATTCTTATCTACTGGACTGGACTATGCTGGTCCATTCCTCCTGAGGGCTAATAAGGGTCGGGGGCACAAAGCATATAAAGGATATATTTGCCTTTTTATCT ATTTGTTTCGCGAGGAGGTGCTTGTTATTTCCTCTACAGCGACAACGCCTCAACCTTCCGAGGAGCTGCGCAAGAATTGA